A single genomic interval of Microbacterium hydrocarbonoxydans harbors:
- a CDS encoding helix-turn-helix domain-containing protein, whose amino-acid sequence MKTPGEQFNAAVGRQLRAEIGAAGSSVAAMAREIGIARSALDNYVTGKRAIPVPIVYAVGDVVDVEPHLILRRAEERLAAEDGRRTATITELPRRTDVRGHREDESEVAFDSSLSHARDTDDLYD is encoded by the coding sequence GTGAAGACACCGGGCGAGCAGTTCAACGCAGCGGTCGGTCGACAGCTGCGAGCGGAGATCGGCGCCGCCGGCAGCAGCGTCGCCGCCATGGCGCGCGAGATCGGCATCGCGCGCAGCGCGCTCGACAACTACGTCACCGGCAAACGAGCGATCCCGGTACCCATCGTCTACGCGGTCGGCGACGTGGTCGACGTCGAGCCCCACCTCATCCTCCGACGCGCGGAGGAGCGGCTCGCCGCCGAGGACGGGCGACGCACGGCGACCATCACCGAGCTCCCCCGCCGCACCGATGTCCGCGGCCACCGCGAAGATGAGTCCGAGGTCGCCTTCGATTCCTCTCTGTCGCACGCCCGCGACACGGACGATCTCTACGACTGA
- the nrdE gene encoding class 1b ribonucleoside-diphosphate reductase subunit alpha — translation MNPTYEGLDYHALNAMLNLYDANGKIQFDADKRAAREYFLQHVNQNTVFFHSLKERLDYLVEKEYYEPAVIEQYSLEFIQKLNDLAYGKKFRFETFLGAFKYYTSYTLKTFDGKRYLERFEDRVVMTALGLADGDEQLAVALVEEIISGRFQPATPTFLNAGKAQRGELVSCFLLRIEDNMESIARGINSALQLSKRGGGVALLLSNIREAGAPIKQIENQSSGIIPVMKLLEDSFSYANQLGARQGAGAVYLNAHHPDIMRFLDTKRENADEKIRIKTLSLGVVVPDITFELAKNGEDMYLFSPYDVEKVYGVPFGDISVTEKYREMVDDPRIKKTKINAREFFQTIAEIQFESGYPYIMFEDTVNKANPIKGRINMSNLCSEILQVNTPTTYNDDLSYDQIGKDISCNLGSMNIALSMDADDLGQTVETAIRALSAVSDQSHIRSVRSIEDGNDRSHAIGLGQMNLHGYLAREHVHYGSEEGIDFTNIYFYTVLFHALRASNNLAIERKQAFDGFADSTYASGEFFDKYIERAWVPETEKVKELFAGKHIPTQEDWVALKASIQEHGIYNQNLQAVPPTGSISYINNSTSSIHPIASKIEIRKEGKLGRVYYPAPFMTNDNLEYYQDAYEIGYEKVIDTYAAATQHVDQGLSLTLFFKDTATTRDINKAQIYAWRKGIKTIYYIRLRQMALEGTDMTECVSCML, via the coding sequence ATGAACCCGACCTACGAGGGCCTGGACTATCACGCCCTCAACGCGATGCTGAACCTGTACGACGCGAACGGCAAGATCCAGTTCGATGCCGACAAGCGCGCGGCCCGCGAGTACTTCCTCCAGCACGTCAACCAGAACACCGTGTTCTTCCACTCCCTCAAGGAGCGTCTGGACTACCTGGTCGAGAAGGAGTACTACGAGCCGGCGGTCATCGAGCAGTACTCGCTCGAGTTCATCCAGAAGCTCAACGACCTCGCGTATGGCAAGAAGTTCCGCTTCGAGACCTTCCTCGGCGCCTTCAAGTACTACACGAGCTACACGCTGAAGACCTTCGACGGCAAGCGCTACCTCGAGCGCTTCGAGGACCGCGTCGTGATGACGGCACTCGGCCTCGCCGACGGCGACGAGCAGCTCGCCGTCGCCCTGGTCGAGGAGATCATCTCCGGCCGCTTCCAGCCCGCGACCCCGACGTTCCTCAACGCGGGCAAGGCCCAGCGCGGCGAGCTCGTCAGCTGCTTCCTGCTGCGCATCGAAGACAACATGGAGTCGATCGCCCGCGGCATCAACTCGGCCCTCCAGCTCTCCAAGCGCGGTGGCGGCGTGGCGCTGCTGCTGTCGAACATCCGTGAGGCCGGCGCACCGATCAAGCAGATCGAGAACCAGTCCTCCGGCATCATCCCGGTCATGAAGCTCCTCGAAGACAGCTTCAGCTACGCCAACCAGCTCGGAGCCCGTCAGGGTGCCGGTGCGGTGTACCTCAACGCGCACCACCCCGACATCATGCGCTTCCTCGACACCAAGCGTGAGAACGCCGACGAGAAGATCCGCATCAAGACGCTGTCGCTGGGTGTCGTCGTCCCCGACATCACGTTCGAGCTGGCGAAGAACGGCGAGGACATGTACCTCTTCTCGCCGTACGACGTCGAGAAGGTCTACGGCGTCCCGTTCGGCGACATCTCGGTCACCGAGAAGTACCGCGAGATGGTCGACGACCCGCGCATCAAGAAGACCAAGATCAACGCGCGCGAGTTCTTCCAGACCATCGCCGAGATCCAGTTCGAGTCGGGCTACCCGTACATCATGTTCGAGGACACGGTGAACAAGGCCAACCCGATCAAGGGCCGCATCAACATGTCCAACCTCTGCAGCGAGATCCTGCAGGTGAACACGCCGACGACCTACAACGACGACCTGTCGTACGACCAGATCGGCAAGGACATCTCCTGCAACCTCGGCTCGATGAACATCGCGCTGTCGATGGATGCCGATGACCTGGGTCAGACCGTCGAGACCGCGATCCGTGCGCTGAGCGCGGTCAGCGACCAGAGCCACATCCGCTCGGTCCGCTCGATCGAGGACGGCAACGACCGTTCGCACGCGATCGGCCTCGGCCAGATGAACCTGCACGGCTACCTCGCTCGCGAGCACGTCCACTACGGGTCCGAAGAGGGCATCGACTTCACGAACATCTACTTCTACACGGTGCTGTTCCACGCGCTGCGCGCCTCGAACAACCTCGCGATCGAGCGCAAGCAGGCCTTCGACGGCTTCGCCGACTCGACCTACGCGTCGGGGGAGTTCTTCGACAAGTACATCGAGCGCGCCTGGGTGCCCGAGACCGAGAAGGTCAAGGAGCTCTTCGCGGGCAAGCACATCCCGACGCAGGAGGACTGGGTGGCGCTGAAGGCGTCGATCCAGGAGCACGGCATCTACAACCAGAACCTGCAGGCTGTGCCCCCGACCGGCTCGATCTCGTACATCAACAACTCGACGTCGTCGATCCACCCGATCGCGTCGAAGATCGAGATCCGCAAGGAAGGCAAGCTCGGCCGCGTCTACTACCCGGCGCCGTTCATGACGAACGACAACCTGGAGTACTACCAGGACGCGTACGAGATCGGCTACGAGAAGGTCATCGACACGTACGCCGCGGCCACCCAGCACGTCGATCAGGGCCTGTCGCTGACGCTGTTCTTCAAGGACACCGCCACGACGCGTGACATCAACAAGGCTCAGATCTACGCATGGCGCAAGGGCATCAAGACGATCTACTACATCCGTCTGCGTCAGATGGCGCTCGAGGGCACCGACATGACCGAGTGCGTCTCGTGCATGCTCTGA
- a CDS encoding DUF1731 domain-containing protein has product MGQYLIPRLRAAGREVITISRTGADIAWEDQRAIDRAVDGSSLVIGLAGKSVNCRYTAANRAAIFRSRLDTTSSLSAAIAAASAPPPLWINSSTATIYRHAEDRPMTESSGEIGKGFSVEVAKAWERALFADELPHTRRVALRSAIVLGDGGVLGPLRSMARLGLGGAQHDGPWPISRARRSAGTGHEFGARRGRQRFSWVHIEDIARIIDFIEATPSLDGAVNAASPNPSDNAEFMSIVRQALGVGFGPAMPRWMLEIGAIGIRTETELILKSRWVIPEKLALAGFEFAYPKLEDAVRDSFERADALSGAAV; this is encoded by the coding sequence ATGGGGCAGTACCTGATCCCCCGGCTGCGGGCGGCCGGCCGTGAGGTCATCACCATCTCTCGCACCGGCGCCGACATCGCCTGGGAAGATCAGCGTGCGATCGACCGTGCGGTCGACGGCTCCTCGCTGGTGATCGGACTGGCGGGCAAGAGCGTGAACTGCCGCTACACCGCGGCCAACCGTGCGGCGATCTTCCGCTCGCGCCTGGACACGACCTCGTCGCTGAGCGCGGCGATCGCCGCGGCATCCGCCCCTCCGCCCCTCTGGATCAACTCCTCGACCGCGACCATCTACCGGCACGCCGAGGACCGGCCGATGACGGAGTCCTCCGGCGAGATCGGCAAGGGCTTCTCCGTCGAGGTCGCCAAGGCCTGGGAGCGCGCGCTCTTCGCCGACGAGCTGCCGCACACCCGCAGGGTGGCACTGCGCAGCGCGATTGTCCTCGGAGACGGCGGCGTGCTCGGTCCGCTGCGGAGCATGGCGCGCCTCGGACTCGGCGGAGCCCAGCACGACGGCCCCTGGCCGATCAGCCGAGCACGCCGCAGCGCCGGCACCGGTCACGAGTTCGGAGCCCGCCGCGGGCGGCAGCGCTTCAGCTGGGTGCACATCGAGGACATCGCCCGCATCATCGACTTCATCGAGGCCACTCCGTCACTGGACGGTGCGGTGAACGCCGCGTCGCCGAACCCCTCGGACAACGCCGAGTTCATGTCGATCGTGCGCCAGGCGCTCGGTGTCGGGTTCGGCCCGGCGATGCCGCGCTGGATGCTCGAGATCGGCGCCATCGGCATCCGGACCGAGACCGAGCTGATCCTGAAGAGCCGGTGGGTGATCCCCGAGAAGCTCGCACTCGCGGGATTCGAGTTCGCCTATCCGAAGCTCGAGGATGCCGTGCGCGACTCGTTCGAGCGCGCGGACGCGCTCTCCGGAGCAGCCGTCTAA
- the pgi gene encoding glucose-6-phosphate isomerase, translating to MTAPVDPTATPAWSELTALHESVRADLRGWFAADASRAERFSFPLADLHVDLSKNLVTDDILAALLRLAEQTGVAERYAAMLEGAHLNTSEDRAVLHTALRRPAGASPALVVDGQDVDADVQSVLDAMGAFADRVRGGDWLGVTGKKVTHVVNIGIGGSDLGPVMVYEALKPFADAGIEARFVSNIDPTDLAQKTADLDPENTLFIVASKTFTTLETLTNARLAREWLWAGLTASGAISDADDARADAVAHHFVAVSTALDKVAAFGIDPANAFGFWDWVGGRYSVDSAIGLSLAIALGPEAFRDLLAGFHDVDEHVRTTPLERNVPVLMGLLNVWYGNFHGAQSHAVLPYAQQLSRFPAYLQQLTMESNGKSVRWDGTPVTTDTGEVFWGEPGTNGQHAFYQLIHQGTRLIPADFIAFVNPAYPLSDGGQDVHELFLANFLAQTKALAFGKTAEEVEAEGTTGALVAARTFAGNRPTTSIFAPALTPRVLGQLIALYEHITFTQGTIWGINSFDQWGVELGKQLAMQIAPAIGGDESAIEAQDASTRALLAYYRENRK from the coding sequence ATGACCGCTCCCGTTGATCCGACAGCCACTCCCGCCTGGTCCGAGCTCACCGCCCTGCACGAGTCCGTCCGTGCCGATCTCCGAGGCTGGTTCGCCGCTGATGCGAGCCGCGCCGAGCGGTTCTCGTTTCCGTTGGCCGACCTGCACGTCGATCTGTCGAAGAACCTCGTGACCGACGACATCCTCGCAGCTCTCCTGCGTCTCGCTGAGCAGACCGGTGTCGCCGAGCGGTACGCGGCGATGCTCGAGGGGGCGCACCTGAACACCTCCGAGGACCGCGCGGTGCTGCACACGGCGCTGCGTCGGCCCGCCGGCGCCTCCCCCGCCCTCGTCGTCGACGGGCAGGACGTGGATGCCGATGTGCAGAGCGTCCTCGACGCGATGGGCGCCTTCGCGGACCGGGTCCGCGGTGGCGACTGGCTCGGCGTCACGGGCAAGAAGGTCACCCACGTCGTGAACATCGGCATCGGCGGATCCGATCTCGGCCCGGTGATGGTGTACGAGGCGCTCAAGCCCTTTGCGGATGCCGGCATCGAGGCGCGCTTCGTGTCGAACATCGACCCCACCGACCTCGCGCAGAAGACGGCGGATCTCGACCCCGAGAACACGCTCTTCATCGTGGCCTCGAAGACGTTCACCACCCTCGAGACGCTCACCAACGCGCGCCTCGCGCGCGAATGGCTGTGGGCGGGGCTCACGGCATCCGGAGCGATCTCCGACGCGGACGACGCCCGTGCCGACGCGGTCGCCCACCATTTCGTGGCCGTGTCGACGGCGCTCGACAAGGTCGCAGCCTTCGGCATCGATCCCGCCAACGCGTTCGGCTTCTGGGACTGGGTGGGTGGACGCTACTCGGTCGACTCCGCGATCGGCCTCTCGCTCGCGATCGCGCTGGGACCGGAGGCGTTCCGCGACCTGCTCGCGGGCTTCCATGACGTCGACGAGCACGTGCGCACGACGCCGCTGGAGCGCAACGTCCCCGTGCTGATGGGCCTGCTCAACGTCTGGTACGGCAACTTCCACGGGGCGCAGTCGCACGCGGTGCTCCCCTACGCGCAGCAGCTGAGCCGGTTCCCCGCGTACCTGCAGCAGCTGACGATGGAGTCCAACGGCAAGTCCGTGCGCTGGGACGGCACCCCCGTCACCACCGACACGGGCGAGGTGTTCTGGGGAGAGCCGGGGACCAACGGCCAGCACGCCTTCTACCAGCTCATCCACCAGGGCACGCGGCTGATCCCGGCGGACTTCATCGCCTTCGTCAACCCCGCGTACCCGCTGTCCGACGGCGGTCAGGACGTCCACGAGCTGTTCCTCGCGAACTTCCTCGCCCAGACCAAGGCGCTCGCCTTCGGGAAGACCGCGGAGGAGGTCGAGGCCGAGGGCACGACGGGTGCGCTCGTCGCCGCGCGCACCTTCGCCGGCAACCGCCCGACGACCTCGATCTTCGCGCCGGCGCTGACCCCGCGCGTGCTCGGTCAGCTCATCGCGCTGTACGAGCACATCACGTTCACCCAGGGCACCATCTGGGGCATCAACTCGTTCGACCAGTGGGGTGTGGAGCTCGGCAAGCAGCTCGCGATGCAGATCGCTCCGGCCATCGGCGGCGACGAGTCGGCCATCGAGGCGCAGGACGCGTCGACCAGGGCGCTGCTCGCCTACTACCGCGAGAACCGGAAGTAG
- a CDS encoding ImmA/IrrE family metallo-endopeptidase yields the protein MDRLLRLIDENGLTVVERPGRSWGGYEPTTATIRVAPGLSRRATSSILAHELAHAILGHRPAADPALRARQERRADEWAARLLITPTAYAEAEAMRGAHPASLAFDLDVTVEIVTAYQRLLRRVGDATYVDPRMGRDQWAHRAVCDSGDVDVALIE from the coding sequence GTGGATCGGCTGCTCCGCCTCATCGACGAGAACGGGCTCACCGTGGTCGAGCGGCCGGGGCGATCGTGGGGCGGCTACGAGCCGACGACAGCGACCATCCGCGTCGCGCCCGGGCTCAGTCGGCGTGCAACCAGCAGCATCCTCGCGCACGAGCTCGCGCATGCGATCCTCGGTCATCGCCCGGCCGCCGACCCCGCGCTGCGCGCCCGCCAGGAGCGTCGTGCCGACGAATGGGCGGCGCGGCTGCTGATCACCCCGACGGCCTACGCCGAGGCGGAGGCGATGCGCGGCGCCCACCCGGCGAGCCTCGCCTTCGACCTCGACGTCACGGTCGAGATCGTCACCGCCTATCAGCGGCTGCTGCGTCGGGTCGGCGACGCCACCTACGTCGACCCGCGCATGGGGCGCGACCAATGGGCGCACCGCGCCGTCTGCGACTCCGGCGATGTCGACGTCGCGCTGATTGAATGA
- a CDS encoding helix-turn-helix domain-containing protein, which produces MTTQARQVVAAAVISAIDRAERTPQWLAARSGIAPRALQEMLSGRRDFTIVDLGDIAGALGIPVSELVPARPAC; this is translated from the coding sequence ATGACGACACAAGCGCGCCAGGTGGTGGCAGCGGCGGTGATCTCCGCGATCGACCGCGCCGAGCGCACCCCGCAGTGGCTCGCCGCGCGATCGGGCATCGCCCCACGGGCGCTGCAGGAGATGCTGTCGGGGCGGCGCGACTTCACGATCGTCGACCTCGGCGACATCGCCGGGGCTCTCGGCATCCCCGTGTCGGAACTGGTGCCAGCGCGTCCCGCGTGCTGA
- a CDS encoding flavodoxin family protein, producing MNAPLTALAISCTLKPSPAESSSDLLGSQILAALAEHGVSGDLVRAVDHVISPGVEINMGGDDQWPALRERVLAADILVFVTPTWMGQHSSVAQRVLERLDAELSETDDSGRPILFDKVAISGVVGNEDGAHHISAIVFQALDDIGYTVPAQTSVYWNGEAMKGIDYKDLDETPEAVAQATATAARNAAHLARLLKADRYPAE from the coding sequence ATGAACGCACCACTCACCGCCCTCGCGATCTCCTGCACGCTGAAGCCCTCTCCCGCGGAATCCAGCTCCGACCTGCTGGGCTCCCAGATCCTCGCCGCCCTCGCGGAGCACGGCGTCAGCGGCGACCTGGTCAGGGCCGTCGACCACGTGATCAGCCCCGGCGTCGAGATCAACATGGGCGGGGACGACCAGTGGCCGGCGCTGCGGGAGAGGGTGCTCGCCGCCGACATCCTCGTCTTCGTCACCCCGACCTGGATGGGGCAGCACTCCAGCGTCGCGCAGCGTGTGCTCGAGCGCCTGGATGCAGAACTCAGCGAGACGGACGACAGCGGGCGACCGATCCTGTTCGACAAGGTGGCGATCTCCGGCGTCGTCGGCAACGAGGACGGCGCGCACCACATCTCCGCGATCGTCTTCCAGGCACTCGACGACATCGGCTACACCGTGCCGGCGCAGACCTCGGTCTACTGGAACGGCGAGGCGATGAAGGGCATCGACTACAAGGACCTCGATGAGACCCCGGAGGCGGTCGCGCAGGCGACGGCGACGGCCGCTCGCAACGCGGCACACCTCGCCCGATTGCTGAAGGCGGATCGGTACCCGGCGGAGTAG
- a CDS encoding aldo/keto reductase produces MKTVPFGSATAPAVVAGMMRINDKDDAQIRELYDTARTAGIDFFDHADIYGGSMHFCEGRFAEALDLSAAERDEIVLQTKCGINPAEGTFDFSYEHILAQVEGSLKALRTDRLDVLLLHRPDALVEPEEVARAFDELEAAGKVRAFGVSNHTPRQIDLLRTAVTQPLVANQLQLSITHAPILAQPVAANMAGEDQSVVRDGGGIVEYCRINGITVQAWSPFQGGFFTGVFLGNPEYAALNEVIDRLADSYAVEPIAIATAWITRHPAKMQVVLGTTTPERVRDAAAGADIELTRAEWYELFRAAGHLLP; encoded by the coding sequence ATGAAGACCGTTCCCTTCGGATCCGCCACCGCCCCCGCCGTCGTCGCCGGAATGATGCGCATCAATGACAAGGATGACGCCCAGATCCGCGAGCTCTATGACACCGCCCGCACGGCAGGCATCGACTTCTTCGATCACGCCGACATCTACGGCGGCAGCATGCACTTCTGCGAGGGACGCTTCGCGGAGGCGCTCGACCTGAGCGCCGCCGAACGCGACGAGATCGTGCTGCAGACGAAGTGCGGCATCAACCCGGCGGAGGGGACCTTCGACTTCTCGTACGAGCACATCCTCGCGCAGGTCGAGGGGTCGCTGAAGGCGCTGCGCACCGATCGCCTCGACGTCCTGCTGTTGCACCGCCCCGACGCGCTGGTCGAGCCGGAGGAGGTCGCGAGGGCGTTCGACGAGCTCGAGGCGGCCGGCAAGGTCCGCGCCTTCGGCGTCTCGAACCACACCCCGCGCCAGATCGATCTGCTGCGCACCGCGGTCACGCAGCCGCTCGTGGCGAATCAGCTCCAGCTGTCCATCACGCACGCCCCGATCCTCGCGCAGCCGGTCGCCGCCAACATGGCGGGGGAGGACCAGAGCGTCGTGCGTGACGGCGGCGGGATCGTCGAGTACTGCCGTATCAACGGCATCACGGTCCAGGCGTGGTCGCCCTTCCAGGGCGGCTTCTTCACGGGAGTCTTCCTCGGCAACCCGGAGTACGCCGCGCTCAACGAGGTGATCGACCGCCTCGCCGACTCCTACGCCGTGGAGCCGATCGCGATCGCCACCGCCTGGATCACCCGGCATCCCGCGAAGATGCAGGTGGTGCTCGGCACCACGACTCCTGAGCGCGTGCGAGATGCGGCAGCCGGTGCCGACATCGAGCTCACCCGCGCCGAGTGGTACGAGCTGTTCCGCGCGGCGGGTCACCTCCTGCCCTGA
- the nrdF gene encoding class 1b ribonucleoside-diphosphate reductase subunit beta yields the protein MTPHPPLKLVDSVQAINWNRIQDDKDLEVWNRLVNNFWLPEKVPLSNDVQSWNTLTPEEQLLTMRVFTGLTLLDTIQGTVGAVSLIPDAITPHEEAVYTNIAFMESVHAKSYSSIFSTLASTKEIDEAFRWSTENPNLQKKAQIIMDYYQGDDPLKRKIASTLLESFLFYSGFYLPIYWSSKAKLTNTADLIRLIIRDEAVHGYYIGYKFQKGLEKETEERRQELKDYTFNLLFELYDNEVQYTQDLYDGVGLTEDVKKFLHYNANKALMNLGYEAMFPSTVTNVNPAILSALSPNADENHDFFSGSGSSYVIGKAEATEDDDWDF from the coding sequence ATGACTCCTCACCCCCCGCTCAAGCTGGTCGACAGCGTGCAGGCGATCAACTGGAACCGCATCCAGGACGACAAGGACCTCGAGGTCTGGAACCGCCTGGTGAACAACTTCTGGCTGCCCGAGAAGGTGCCGCTGTCCAACGACGTCCAGTCGTGGAACACGCTGACGCCCGAAGAGCAGCTGCTCACCATGCGGGTCTTCACCGGACTCACGCTGCTCGACACCATCCAGGGCACCGTCGGCGCGGTCTCGCTGATCCCCGATGCGATCACCCCGCACGAGGAGGCCGTGTACACCAACATCGCCTTCATGGAATCGGTGCACGCGAAGAGCTACTCCTCGATCTTCTCGACCCTCGCGTCGACGAAGGAGATCGACGAGGCGTTCCGCTGGTCCACCGAGAATCCGAACCTTCAGAAGAAGGCTCAGATCATCATGGACTACTACCAGGGCGACGACCCGCTCAAGCGCAAGATCGCCTCGACGCTGCTCGAGTCGTTCCTGTTCTACTCGGGCTTCTACCTGCCGATCTACTGGTCGTCGAAGGCGAAGCTCACCAACACCGCCGACCTCATCCGCCTCATCATCCGCGACGAGGCCGTGCACGGGTACTACATCGGCTACAAGTTCCAGAAGGGTCTCGAGAAGGAGACCGAGGAGCGTCGCCAGGAGCTGAAGGACTACACCTTCAACCTGCTGTTCGAGCTCTACGACAACGAGGTGCAGTACACGCAGGACCTCTACGACGGCGTCGGCCTGACCGAGGACGTCAAGAAATTCCTGCACTACAACGCCAACAAGGCGCTGATGAACCTCGGCTACGAGGCGATGTTCCCCTCGACCGTCACGAACGTGAACCCGGCGATCCTGTCGGCGCTCTCGCCCAACGCGGACGAGAACCACGACTTCTTCTCGGGCTCCGGCTCCTCCTACGTCATCGGCAAGGCCGAGGCGACGGAAGACGACGACTGGGACTTCTGA
- a CDS encoding GNAT family N-acetyltransferase, whose protein sequence is MTFRTPPRPTTLTGRLVELRPLETSHHDGLLEALTEGDLWKNAWYTSIPSPDGLAAEIDRRIGLIESNGMIPFTAFDADGRTLGLTSFYDIDEEVPRLHIGYTWNRPSVHGTGTNAESKLLLLRHAFEDLGVFRVGLTTQWVNFQSRAAIERLGAKQDGVMRAMSRYRNGALRDSVEYSIIEPEWPAVRANLEARLARRG, encoded by the coding sequence ATGACGTTCCGCACCCCGCCTCGCCCGACCACTCTCACCGGCCGCCTCGTCGAGCTCCGACCGCTGGAGACGTCGCATCACGACGGCCTCCTCGAGGCGCTGACGGAGGGCGACCTGTGGAAGAACGCGTGGTACACGTCGATCCCCTCGCCCGACGGGCTCGCTGCGGAGATCGATCGACGCATCGGCCTGATCGAGTCGAACGGGATGATCCCGTTCACGGCGTTCGACGCCGACGGCCGCACCCTCGGCCTCACCTCGTTCTACGACATCGACGAGGAGGTCCCTCGGCTGCACATCGGGTACACGTGGAACCGCCCGTCAGTGCACGGCACCGGGACGAACGCCGAGTCCAAGCTGCTGCTGCTCCGCCACGCGTTCGAAGACCTCGGCGTCTTCCGGGTGGGGCTCACGACCCAGTGGGTCAACTTCCAGTCCAGGGCGGCCATCGAACGTCTGGGCGCGAAGCAGGACGGCGTCATGCGCGCGATGAGCCGCTATCGCAACGGCGCACTGCGCGACAGCGTCGAGTACTCGATCATCGAGCCGGAGTGGCCAGCGGTGAGGGCGAACCTCGAAGCGCGGCTCGCCCGTCGGGGCTGA
- the nrdI gene encoding class Ib ribonucleoside-diphosphate reductase assembly flavoprotein NrdI yields MSAVATAAPLLVYFSSASGNTARFVEKLGLPARRIPLHRQDEELVIDEPYVLVTPTYGGGEGRGVERGAVPKQVIRFLNDERNRRHIRGVISAGNTNFGDSFCLAGDIISRKCNVPHLYRLEIFGTQDDVDRVSDGLERRWVPQLTSRQEPTQ; encoded by the coding sequence ATGAGCGCCGTCGCGACCGCTGCGCCGCTCCTGGTCTACTTCTCGAGCGCGTCGGGTAACACCGCACGCTTCGTCGAGAAGCTCGGGCTTCCGGCCCGACGCATCCCCCTTCACCGCCAGGACGAAGAGCTCGTCATCGACGAGCCCTACGTCCTGGTCACCCCCACCTATGGCGGGGGTGAGGGGCGCGGCGTCGAACGAGGCGCGGTGCCCAAGCAGGTCATCCGGTTCCTCAACGACGAGCGCAACCGGCGTCATATCCGCGGAGTCATCTCTGCGGGAAACACCAACTTCGGCGACTCGTTCTGTCTCGCCGGTGACATCATCAGCCGCAAGTGCAACGTGCCTCACTTGTATCGGCTCGAGATCTTCGGCACACAAGACGATGTTGATCGCGTGAGCGACGGATTGGAGCGACGGTGGGTACCGCAGTTGACGAGCAGGCAGGAGCCGACTCAGTGA
- a CDS encoding PLDc N-terminal domain-containing protein translates to MPFLFSLLVIALMVGALVDIIRRDDSQVRFLPKMAWIIIVILLPLIGSILWFAIGREYSEAGLRIPRMRPAARPTAPQPDLRPTTPVDTRSTEQQIADLDREIEEWRLRQEIEKRRRQDGDSSTDAEPTAG, encoded by the coding sequence ATGCCGTTCCTGTTCTCCCTCCTGGTCATCGCACTGATGGTCGGCGCACTCGTCGACATCATCCGGCGCGACGACTCCCAGGTGCGGTTCCTGCCGAAGATGGCCTGGATCATCATCGTCATCCTGCTGCCGCTGATCGGCAGCATCCTGTGGTTCGCGATCGGTCGGGAGTACTCCGAGGCCGGTCTGCGGATCCCGCGGATGCGTCCGGCGGCACGGCCGACGGCTCCTCAGCCGGACCTGCGCCCGACCACGCCGGTGGACACCAGGAGCACCGAGCAGCAGATCGCCGACCTCGACCGCGAGATCGAGGAGTGGCGGCTCCGCCAGGAGATCGAGAAGCGCCGTCGTCAGGACGGCGACTCCTCGACCGATGCGGAGCCGACCGCCGGTTAG